One part of the Mycobacterium marinum genome encodes these proteins:
- a CDS encoding type I polyketide synthase: MLDHSISAVLRERASLRPSETAFTFIDYERDWAGIAETLTWSQLHRRTCNVARELKACGATGDRAVVLAPQGLDYIVAFLGALQAGQIAVPLSAPLGGASDERVGSVLRDALPSAILTTSPIAGDVAECITLTPGERAPSVIEVDLLDPDSGQGPAAESDSGSDIAYLQYTSGSTRTPAGVVVSHRNLLANVEQGMSAYFGDHGRAAPPDTTVVSWLPFFHDMGLMFGIIMPLLEGFHSVLTSPISFLQRPARWMQLLASNCQVFSAAPNIAFELAARKTSDDDLAGLDLGGVRNILSGAERVQPATLARFAQRFARFHLHPRALRPSYGLAEATVFVATREWGQPPVTVYFDSDELTAGHAKRCTTGTGTALISYGAAQSPTVRIVDPQTATECPAGVAGEIWVHGDNVAAGYWHRPQETERTFGAALVGPSPGTPPGPWLRTGDLGAFSEGELFIIGRIKDLLIIYGRNHSPDDIEATIQEVTRGRCVAIAVPDDGGVEKLVVIVEFKTRETSHEATMHRMGVVRRDVIAAISKTHGLNVADLVLVPPGSIPLTTSGKVRRRECLQRYLHDEFTRLDGQLREPGPRVADAAAADADAGADSGLVQRLRLLRHQQHDLLVGVVCAQAATVLDYPSPNDIDPEWAFQDLGFDSVKATELLDRLQTVTELTLPPTLAFDYPTPAALATHLGQLLSGSVAVAAPVQPRVSTDEPVAVVGMACRFPGGVDSAAALWDLVAGGTEAVGEFPADRGWNLAELFDPDPDAVGKTYARAGSFVADVAGFDAEFFGISAREAQTMDPQQRLLLEVCWEALETAQIDPAALLRSKTGVFVGAWSQQYGGGSEGADGYGLTGLSTSVASGRVAYALGLQGPAITIDTACSSSLVAAHLACQSLHTGESALALAGGVTVMTTPAVFTEFARQRGLAADGRCKAFSAAADGTGWGEGAAVLVLERLSDANRNGHPVLAVIAGSAINQDGASNGLTAPSGPAQQRVITQAVANAGVGLDEVDAVEAHGTGTTLGDPIEAGALIATYGAAHHPEHPLWLGSIKSNIGHTQAAAGVAGLIKMIAALNHDSLPPTLNVDRPSPHVDWSAGTVRVLTEPVPWPVTDHPRTAAVSSFGISGTNAHLILQQAPTPSSGSPEPAGRPQHGAELGLPMWPVSARTPAGLAAQAERLHQHLLCHRDLDLADVGYSLGCTRTHHPHRAVVTVPAASPDPRAELLAALQALAAGDPHPQLVQHHLRSASAGKTVFVFPGQGGQYPGMAAELYRRHQVFSRALDECDQALFGWTGWSVGAVVRGEPSAMALERVDVVQPVLFAVMVSLARTLISYGIEPDAVIGHSQGEIAAAYVAGVFTLEQAAKIVALRSAALADLSGTGGMASVLLGADEVAARLQPYGDALTVAAVNGPTHTIISGDPPAIEAFVAAGEVDGIQIRSITVDYASHCGQVEPARERLLGELAGLTPAPGRIALYSTVHGVTSDQPLDTTTMTADYWYANLRQPVRFYDSIKVLLAAAEQVFVEISPHPVLAPAITDTLAASNGRRPGSVVIPTLHRERPDLDALTTTLARLQVHGRSPAWPVVYPHARPVPLPTYPFQHHRYWLTTGPGNDAAGLGLDRVGHPLLGAITALADRDEVIATGRLALGVQGWLGAHRVGDVVVLPGTSFVDMALAVGDYVGCPAVAELVLHAPLVLAEDTPTDIQIGVAGADGGARRAFNVHARTGTGHRGETGWVLHASGILAAEPAAAGQPPMAALPVTEFDVADFYERLADRGLHYGPPFCSVLGIGHEPADPDHIYAEVALPAGTDITGYGIHPALLDAALHPMAAALGAGADSESAAVRLPFVLSGVTLHATAATRLQVWLTCSSVDTFTLYASDPAGAPVISIDTIVVRALPDLATLTPPTTATSSGRGLWELAWPPLSSAGAPGAAAVAEPPAWVVVAEDPDAVSAGLRNGVRRPDLDAVRPCPPVVIWSLSPPDLRGDDDAVVSSMHSLTRHALAAVTAWLARPDTAETVLVVLTCRAVAINAYERAPNPAQAAVWALLHSAQSEHPGRIRLVDTDHAASSTDTLLQLLGSCTGTGGEPQLALRAGVAHMPRLAPAWALTPPPTPHWRLITTGSGDLADLTLAPTPAPAELGPGQIRVQIRAAGLNSDDVAVASAATSHRDAGGEGRQDHQGLGVEAAGIVIDTAGDVDDFAPGDAVMGIFPNNAFAPTAATDHRAVVAIPPGWSSPQAASVPVAFVTAYSALIDIAALRAGQRVLIHSGAGAVGRAAIRIAQHLGAEVFATADPAEQHILRGLGIPEDHIASSRTRDFGDTLAAATGGRGMDVVLNDLRGDLVDASLRLLAAPGCFVEIARRDIREATDVAQTHPGLRYVVYDISTATPEQLQRTWAAVGELINAEVIEPPPVTAYGLLRARQAFRDISEARPTGKIVLIAPAALDPAGTVLITGGTGMLGGLFAEHLLTHYGVRRLLLTSRRGPSGVGAAELAERLNGLGAQVTISACDCADPAQLAALIDSIPTAHPLTAVIHAAGVLDDAVTSQLTAQQLDTVLAAKADSAWHLHQLTANTELAAFVLFSSAAGALGAPGQANYAAANAVLDALARERGPGATSLAWGYWQPSSGMTGHLDARDQARLTRSGMVPITTSAGLALFDAALGVQHPNLIPAPLSTRALAALARESSLPPVFSALISTRPQAAMADSRALGARLAGLTPEQQHAMLTKLVLTATAAVLAHPDPAAMDPDQPFKDLGIDSLSALELRGALSAQSGVDLPATLIFDHPSPASVAVHLADLLSVAAVPAAAAAQVGKRAAEPADDRLAYLDQAAFLGLRAGYGSLIQMIWIYDRAVDVEGLRRFHRNLGCGLLGRRIERSPLPFARDRWVSAPVSQQIDFATTPRRRADVGAWADERARLPIDPEWGPGWHLGVVGLDDGGTAVSLVASHTIADAIAFGQAVVNAAEGRTQDLGYPAAGSRILRRALREDLRQTVNELPKIAHAFGGVVRRLRRDRQELQSSIKAAPPPPRMAGGDHSVEVPAVTAYIDLADWDACAKRLGAKSNSLVGGVACRLAARVGRVQGDGTVTLRIVVSLRTQDDTRGNALTAVDVAVDPAHAATDLREMHAKITRAILEGMEDLDNEFLAPLPLAAITPRWVARRLVGMAAGGPTLPVTCSNVGDVPPAANRPDGTDADFAYIRLVEPDIAKSVLEGTGGRMLLASGRGRGKMCIGISAYLVGHSNTKDELREVVSRTFAEFGLNAQIDC, from the coding sequence GTGCTCGACCACTCGATTTCCGCAGTGTTGCGGGAACGTGCCAGTCTGCGGCCCAGCGAGACCGCATTCACCTTCATCGATTACGAACGGGACTGGGCGGGGATTGCGGAAACTCTGACGTGGTCACAACTGCATCGGCGGACGTGCAACGTCGCGCGGGAGCTCAAAGCCTGCGGGGCGACCGGGGACCGCGCCGTGGTGCTGGCGCCGCAGGGACTTGACTACATCGTTGCGTTTCTCGGCGCACTGCAGGCCGGTCAGATCGCGGTTCCGCTGTCGGCTCCGCTGGGCGGCGCCAGCGACGAGCGCGTTGGTTCGGTGCTGCGCGACGCGTTGCCCTCGGCCATTCTCACGACGTCCCCGATCGCCGGCGACGTCGCCGAGTGCATCACGTTGACGCCGGGGGAGCGCGCGCCCTCAGTCATCGAGGTTGACCTGCTGGACCCCGACTCCGGGCAAGGACCCGCCGCCGAGTCCGACAGCGGGTCAGACATTGCGTATCTGCAGTACACCTCCGGGTCGACCCGGACGCCGGCGGGCGTCGTGGTCTCGCACAGAAACCTTCTGGCCAATGTCGAACAGGGCATGTCCGCCTATTTCGGCGACCACGGGCGCGCTGCCCCGCCCGACACGACCGTGGTGTCGTGGCTGCCGTTTTTTCACGACATGGGCTTGATGTTCGGAATCATCATGCCGCTGCTGGAGGGATTCCACAGCGTGCTCACCAGCCCGATATCGTTCTTGCAGCGCCCGGCCCGGTGGATGCAGTTGCTGGCCAGCAACTGTCAGGTGTTTTCGGCAGCACCGAACATCGCTTTCGAATTGGCGGCACGAAAGACATCAGACGACGACCTGGCCGGGCTTGACCTCGGCGGCGTGCGCAACATTCTCAGTGGTGCCGAGCGGGTACAACCCGCGACGCTGGCACGCTTCGCGCAGCGGTTCGCCCGCTTCCACCTTCATCCCAGGGCACTACGGCCGTCATACGGGCTCGCGGAAGCCACCGTGTTCGTGGCAACCCGCGAATGGGGCCAACCGCCGGTGACCGTTTACTTCGACTCCGACGAACTGACCGCCGGCCACGCGAAGCGGTGCACAACCGGGACCGGTACGGCGCTGATCAGTTACGGCGCAGCGCAATCGCCGACGGTACGCATCGTCGACCCGCAGACCGCCACCGAGTGTCCGGCCGGCGTGGCCGGAGAGATCTGGGTGCACGGCGACAACGTCGCGGCCGGCTACTGGCACCGGCCCCAAGAGACCGAACGCACCTTCGGTGCAGCGCTTGTCGGCCCGTCGCCGGGCACACCACCGGGACCTTGGCTGAGAACCGGAGATTTGGGCGCCTTCTCCGAAGGAGAGCTGTTCATCATCGGCCGCATCAAGGATCTGCTGATCATCTACGGGCGCAACCACTCACCCGACGACATCGAGGCGACGATCCAGGAGGTCACTCGGGGCCGCTGCGTGGCGATAGCGGTTCCCGATGACGGCGGCGTCGAGAAGCTGGTTGTCATTGTCGAATTCAAGACGCGGGAGACGTCGCACGAGGCCACGATGCACCGAATGGGCGTCGTCCGCCGTGACGTCATCGCCGCGATATCGAAGACACACGGTCTCAATGTGGCGGATCTCGTTCTGGTGCCGCCCGGTTCGATTCCCCTGACCACAAGCGGCAAGGTCAGACGACGGGAGTGCCTGCAGCGGTATCTGCACGACGAGTTCACCCGCTTGGACGGGCAGCTCCGCGAGCCCGGGCCGCGGGTGGCCGATGCCGCGGCTGCGGATGCGGACGCCGGGGCCGACTCAGGGTTGGTGCAACGGCTGCGGCTGCTGCGCCACCAGCAACATGACCTGCTGGTGGGGGTGGTGTGCGCGCAGGCGGCGACGGTGTTGGACTATCCCAGCCCCAACGACATCGACCCCGAGTGGGCGTTCCAGGACCTGGGATTCGATTCGGTGAAGGCCACCGAATTGCTTGACCGTCTGCAAACGGTCACCGAGCTGACATTGCCGCCAACCCTGGCTTTCGACTACCCCACGCCGGCCGCCTTGGCCACCCACCTGGGCCAGCTGTTGAGCGGATCGGTTGCGGTGGCCGCGCCGGTGCAGCCTCGGGTGAGCACCGATGAGCCGGTGGCCGTGGTGGGAATGGCGTGTCGGTTCCCGGGCGGCGTGGATTCGGCTGCGGCGCTATGGGATCTGGTTGCCGGCGGCACCGAGGCGGTGGGGGAGTTTCCGGCGGACCGGGGCTGGAACCTGGCGGAGTTGTTTGATCCCGATCCGGATGCGGTGGGCAAGACCTACGCCCGCGCTGGATCGTTTGTGGCCGACGTCGCCGGATTTGACGCCGAGTTCTTCGGTATCTCGGCGCGGGAAGCCCAAACCATGGATCCCCAGCAGCGGTTGCTGCTGGAAGTGTGTTGGGAAGCGTTGGAAACCGCCCAGATTGATCCGGCCGCGTTGCTGCGCTCGAAGACGGGGGTGTTCGTCGGAGCGTGGTCACAGCAATACGGCGGCGGGTCCGAAGGCGCGGATGGATACGGCTTGACCGGTCTGTCCACCAGCGTGGCGTCCGGTCGTGTCGCCTATGCGCTGGGTTTGCAGGGGCCTGCCATCACCATCGACACGGCGTGCTCTTCGTCTCTGGTGGCCGCGCATTTGGCGTGTCAGTCCTTGCACACCGGAGAGTCGGCTCTTGCCCTCGCCGGGGGCGTCACCGTGATGACCACGCCGGCGGTGTTTACCGAGTTCGCCAGGCAGCGCGGGCTGGCCGCAGATGGGCGCTGCAAAGCGTTTTCCGCCGCCGCCGATGGCACCGGCTGGGGCGAAGGGGCCGCGGTGCTGGTGCTGGAACGGCTCAGCGATGCAAATCGCAACGGCCACCCGGTGTTGGCGGTCATCGCCGGATCGGCGATCAACCAAGATGGCGCCTCAAACGGTTTGACCGCCCCCAGCGGGCCCGCTCAACAACGGGTCATCACCCAGGCCGTCGCCAACGCGGGTGTCGGGCTCGATGAGGTTGATGCCGTGGAGGCCCACGGCACCGGCACCACGCTGGGCGACCCGATCGAGGCCGGAGCCTTGATCGCCACTTACGGCGCCGCACATCACCCAGAGCATCCACTGTGGCTGGGATCGATCAAATCGAACATCGGCCACACCCAAGCCGCAGCTGGTGTCGCCGGACTGATCAAAATGATCGCGGCCCTCAACCACGACAGTCTGCCGCCGACCCTCAACGTTGATCGCCCCAGCCCGCACGTCGACTGGTCGGCCGGTACCGTCCGCGTCCTCACCGAGCCGGTGCCCTGGCCGGTCACCGATCATCCCCGTACCGCGGCGGTGTCCTCGTTTGGAATCAGCGGCACCAACGCACATCTGATCCTGCAACAGGCCCCCACCCCGTCGAGCGGATCGCCTGAGCCGGCCGGTCGGCCCCAGCACGGTGCCGAACTCGGGCTGCCCATGTGGCCCGTTTCGGCGCGAACCCCGGCAGGGTTGGCTGCCCAAGCCGAACGGCTGCACCAACACCTGCTCTGCCATCGGGACCTCGATCTCGCCGACGTGGGCTACAGCCTGGGCTGCACCCGCACCCACCACCCGCACCGGGCTGTCGTGACGGTGCCGGCCGCGAGCCCCGATCCCCGGGCCGAGCTGTTGGCGGCACTGCAGGCGCTGGCCGCCGGCGACCCGCACCCTCAACTCGTCCAGCACCACCTACGGTCGGCATCGGCGGGAAAGACCGTATTCGTCTTCCCCGGCCAGGGCGGCCAATACCCGGGCATGGCCGCCGAGCTATACCGCCGTCACCAGGTGTTCTCCCGTGCGCTTGACGAGTGTGACCAGGCCTTGTTCGGCTGGACGGGCTGGTCGGTAGGTGCCGTGGTGCGCGGTGAGCCCAGCGCCATGGCGCTGGAGCGGGTCGATGTGGTCCAACCGGTGTTGTTCGCGGTCATGGTGTCTTTGGCCCGCACCCTGATCAGCTACGGGATCGAACCGGACGCGGTGATCGGACATTCCCAGGGCGAGATTGCCGCGGCCTATGTCGCCGGGGTGTTCACCCTCGAGCAGGCCGCCAAAATCGTGGCACTGCGCAGTGCCGCCCTCGCGGATCTGTCCGGGACCGGGGGGATGGCGTCGGTGTTGCTCGGCGCTGACGAAGTGGCTGCGCGGCTGCAGCCCTACGGTGACGCGCTGACAGTCGCTGCGGTCAACGGCCCCACCCACACCATCATCAGCGGTGATCCCCCCGCGATTGAGGCGTTCGTCGCCGCCGGTGAGGTCGATGGCATCCAGATCCGTTCCATCACCGTCGATTACGCCTCACACTGCGGACAGGTCGAGCCGGCGCGCGAGCGGCTACTCGGCGAGTTGGCCGGGTTGACCCCGGCGCCGGGACGGATTGCCTTGTATTCCACCGTGCATGGCGTGACGTCGGACCAGCCGTTGGACACCACCACGATGACCGCCGACTACTGGTACGCCAACCTGCGACAACCGGTCCGGTTCTACGACAGCATCAAAGTTCTGCTGGCCGCTGCCGAGCAGGTGTTTGTGGAAATATCCCCGCACCCGGTGCTGGCCCCGGCCATCACCGACACCTTGGCCGCCAGCAACGGACGACGCCCCGGCTCGGTGGTGATTCCCACCCTGCATCGCGAGCGACCCGACCTGGACGCCCTGACTACGACGCTGGCGCGGTTGCAGGTTCATGGTCGTAGCCCGGCCTGGCCGGTGGTGTATCCGCACGCCCGCCCGGTGCCGCTGCCGACGTATCCGTTCCAGCACCATCGGTATTGGCTCACAACGGGACCGGGCAATGACGCCGCTGGTCTTGGTCTGGATCGCGTCGGGCATCCATTGTTGGGGGCGATCACCGCGTTGGCGGACCGAGACGAGGTGATCGCCACTGGCCGGTTGGCTCTTGGTGTGCAGGGCTGGCTTGGCGCTCACCGGGTGGGCGATGTGGTGGTGCTGCCGGGCACCTCCTTCGTCGACATGGCGTTGGCGGTCGGGGATTACGTGGGGTGCCCGGCCGTTGCCGAACTGGTGTTGCACGCCCCCCTGGTGCTTGCCGAAGACACGCCGACCGATATCCAGATCGGCGTGGCCGGCGCCGATGGGGGTGCACGACGCGCGTTCAACGTCCATGCCCGCACCGGTACCGGCCACCGCGGCGAGACGGGGTGGGTGTTACATGCCAGCGGAATCCTCGCCGCCGAACCAGCCGCTGCCGGCCAACCTCCCATGGCGGCCTTGCCGGTGACGGAATTCGATGTCGCGGACTTCTACGAGCGGCTGGCCGACCGCGGTCTGCACTATGGCCCTCCGTTCTGCTCGGTACTCGGGATCGGCCACGAGCCGGCCGACCCCGACCACATCTACGCCGAGGTGGCCCTGCCCGCCGGAACCGACATCACCGGCTACGGAATCCACCCGGCTCTGCTGGACGCCGCGCTGCACCCGATGGCCGCCGCCCTGGGCGCCGGGGCGGACTCGGAGTCGGCGGCGGTCCGGCTTCCGTTCGTCTTGAGCGGGGTCACCCTGCATGCGACCGCGGCCACCCGGCTGCAGGTGTGGCTGACCTGCAGCAGTGTCGACACCTTCACCCTGTACGCCAGCGATCCCGCCGGCGCGCCGGTGATCAGCATCGACACGATTGTTGTGCGGGCCCTACCCGACCTGGCGACTCTCACCCCACCCACGACGGCGACGTCATCCGGGCGGGGCTTGTGGGAGCTGGCCTGGCCACCGCTGTCCTCGGCCGGCGCGCCCGGTGCCGCCGCCGTGGCCGAGCCGCCGGCGTGGGTGGTGGTTGCCGAAGATCCCGATGCCGTCTCGGCTGGTCTGCGCAACGGCGTCAGGCGCCCCGATTTGGATGCCGTGCGGCCATGCCCCCCGGTGGTGATTTGGTCCTTGTCCCCGCCGGATCTTCGCGGCGATGACGATGCCGTCGTGTCGAGCATGCATTCGCTGACCCGACACGCGTTGGCCGCGGTTACGGCCTGGTTGGCCCGCCCCGACACGGCCGAGACGGTGCTGGTGGTTCTGACCTGTCGCGCGGTGGCGATCAACGCCTACGAGCGGGCGCCGAATCCGGCTCAGGCAGCGGTGTGGGCGCTGCTGCACAGCGCCCAAAGCGAGCACCCGGGCCGGATCCGGTTGGTCGACACCGACCACGCCGCCAGCAGTACCGACACGCTGCTACAACTGCTGGGCAGCTGCACGGGTACGGGCGGTGAACCCCAGCTGGCTCTGCGCGCCGGTGTCGCTCACATGCCCCGGCTGGCCCCGGCCTGGGCGTTGACCCCACCCCCCACCCCGCACTGGCGGCTAATCACTACCGGTAGCGGGGATTTGGCCGACCTGACCCTGGCCCCCACCCCCGCACCAGCAGAACTGGGGCCCGGCCAGATCCGAGTGCAGATCCGCGCTGCGGGCTTGAACTCCGATGATGTGGCGGTCGCGTCAGCCGCGACCAGCCACCGCGACGCTGGTGGTGAGGGCCGACAAGACCACCAAGGGCTTGGCGTGGAAGCCGCCGGGATCGTCATCGACACCGCCGGCGATGTCGACGACTTCGCGCCGGGGGATGCGGTGATGGGGATCTTCCCCAATAACGCATTCGCCCCCACCGCGGCCACCGATCACCGCGCTGTGGTGGCGATCCCGCCGGGCTGGTCCAGCCCCCAAGCGGCCTCGGTCCCGGTCGCGTTTGTGACCGCATACAGCGCTCTGATCGATATCGCGGCGCTCCGCGCCGGACAGCGGGTGCTCATCCACTCCGGCGCCGGTGCGGTTGGCCGGGCCGCGATCCGCATTGCGCAGCACCTGGGTGCCGAGGTGTTCGCGACCGCCGATCCCGCCGAGCAGCACATCCTGCGCGGGTTGGGCATTCCCGAGGATCACATCGCTTCTTCCCGTACCCGGGACTTCGGCGACACCTTGGCCGCTGCCACCGGCGGGCGCGGGATGGACGTGGTCCTCAACGATCTGCGCGGCGATCTTGTCGATGCGTCGCTGCGGCTACTGGCCGCGCCCGGGTGCTTTGTCGAGATCGCCAGACGCGACATCCGGGAAGCCACCGACGTCGCACAAACCCATCCCGGCCTGAGATACGTCGTCTACGACATCAGCACGGCCACGCCCGAACAGCTGCAACGCACCTGGGCCGCGGTGGGCGAGCTGATCAATGCCGAGGTCATCGAGCCCCCGCCCGTGACGGCCTACGGGCTGCTGCGCGCTCGCCAAGCGTTTCGGGATATCAGCGAGGCCCGGCCTACCGGGAAAATCGTGCTCATCGCCCCGGCGGCACTCGACCCGGCGGGCACCGTGTTGATCACCGGGGGCACCGGCATGCTCGGCGGCCTGTTCGCCGAACACCTGCTCACTCACTACGGTGTGCGCCGGCTGCTGTTGACGTCCCGACGCGGCCCCAGCGGCGTCGGGGCGGCCGAGCTTGCTGAGCGCCTGAATGGGTTGGGTGCCCAGGTCACCATCAGCGCCTGCGACTGTGCCGACCCCGCCCAGTTGGCGGCCCTGATCGACTCGATTCCCACCGCGCACCCGCTGACCGCGGTCATCCATGCTGCCGGAGTGCTCGACGACGCGGTGACGAGCCAACTCACCGCACAGCAGCTCGACACCGTGCTGGCCGCCAAAGCCGATAGCGCCTGGCACCTACACCAGCTAACCGCCAACACCGAGCTGGCCGCGTTCGTGTTGTTCTCCTCTGCCGCCGGGGCCCTGGGGGCCCCGGGACAGGCCAACTACGCCGCGGCCAACGCCGTCCTGGACGCCCTGGCCCGCGAGCGCGGGCCGGGAGCCACCAGTCTGGCCTGGGGGTATTGGCAGCCCTCCTCGGGGATGACCGGCCACCTCGATGCCCGCGATCAAGCCCGCCTGACCCGCAGCGGCATGGTCCCGATCACCACCAGCGCGGGTCTGGCTCTCTTCGACGCTGCCCTTGGCGTGCAGCACCCCAATCTGATCCCGGCCCCGCTGAGCACCCGAGCGCTGGCGGCCCTGGCCCGCGAGAGCAGCCTGCCCCCGGTCTTCTCGGCGCTGATCAGCACCCGGCCCCAAGCCGCCATGGCCGACTCACGGGCGCTCGGCGCCCGGCTGGCGGGACTGACCCCCGAGCAACAACACGCCATGCTGACCAAACTGGTCCTCACCGCCACCGCGGCGGTGCTGGCACACCCGGACCCGGCCGCCATGGACCCGGACCAGCCGTTCAAAGACCTCGGTATCGACTCGCTCAGCGCGCTGGAACTGCGCGGAGCCCTGTCGGCCCAATCCGGCGTGGACCTGCCGGCCACTCTCATCTTCGACCACCCCAGCCCGGCCAGCGTTGCCGTCCACCTGGCCGACCTGCTCAGCGTCGCCGCGGTGCCCGCGGCCGCGGCGGCTCAGGTCGGCAAGCGTGCCGCCGAGCCGGCCGACGATAGGCTCGCCTACCTGGATCAAGCGGCATTCCTCGGGCTGCGGGCGGGCTACGGCTCGCTGATCCAGATGATTTGGATCTACGACCGGGCCGTCGATGTCGAGGGGTTGCGGCGTTTCCACCGCAATCTCGGATGCGGGTTGTTGGGACGCCGGATCGAGCGGTCTCCGTTGCCGTTCGCACGTGATCGCTGGGTCTCGGCTCCGGTGTCGCAGCAGATCGACTTCGCCACAACGCCACGACGGCGCGCTGACGTGGGCGCATGGGCCGATGAGCGGGCGCGCCTGCCCATCGATCCGGAGTGGGGGCCGGGCTGGCATCTTGGCGTCGTTGGACTCGATGACGGCGGCACCGCGGTGAGCCTGGTGGCTTCGCACACGATCGCCGACGCGATCGCTTTCGGCCAGGCGGTGGTCAATGCGGCCGAGGGCAGGACCCAGGATCTGGGTTATCCGGCTGCGGGCTCGCGCATCCTCAGGCGGGCGCTGCGCGAGGATCTCCGGCAAACCGTCAATGAGCTGCCCAAGATCGCGCACGCGTTCGGCGGTGTGGTTCGTCGGCTTCGCCGCGATCGCCAGGAACTGCAATCCTCGATCAAAGCGGCCCCGCCGCCGCCGCGGATGGCCGGCGGCGACCATTCCGTCGAGGTGCCTGCCGTGACCGCCTACATCGATCTGGCGGACTGGGATGCGTGCGCCAAAAGGCTTGGTGCGAAGAGCAACTCGCTTGTGGGAGGGGTTGCCTGCAGACTTGCGGCGAGGGTTGGGCGGGTTCAGGGCGACGGAACGGTCACCCTGCGCATTGTGGTGTCGCTTCGCACCCAAGACGACACCCGTGGCAACGCACTGACGGCCGTTGACGTCGCGGTCGACCCGGCACACGCGGCGACAGACCTCAGGGAGATGCACGCCAAGATCACCCGGGCAATCCTGGAAGGGATGGAGGATCTCGACAACGAGTTCTTGGCGCCGCTGCCACTGGCGGCGATAACCCCGAGGTGGGTGGCCAGGAGGCTGGTTGGGATGGCAGCGGGTGGCCCCACTCTCCCCGTCACTTGCTCCAATGTCGGTGACGTGCCTCCGGCCGCCAACCGGCCCGACGGCACCGATGCCGACTTCGCCTACATCAGACTGGTCGAGCCCGATATCGCCAAAAGCGTGCTGGAGGGCACCGGTGGACGAATGCTGCTGGCTTCGGGGCGGGGCCGCGGCAAGATGTGCATCGGAATCTCTGCGTATCTTGTCGGTCACTCCAACACCAAAGATGAACTGCGCGAGGTCGTTTCACGTACCTTCGCCGAATTCGGTCTGAATGCGCAGATCGACTGCTAG
- a CDS encoding heme-binding protein, which produces MSLAAPTGYRTIAVGIATGALGAAMLLGSAAIAVADPPPNCTTADLAGISAGVAAATSTYLFTHPDVNEFFTGLRGQERDAMRENVQNYLNANPNVKADLDGIRQPVVDFKDRCQ; this is translated from the coding sequence ATGTCGCTCGCAGCCCCCACCGGATACCGCACGATCGCGGTTGGGATCGCAACCGGGGCGCTGGGCGCCGCAATGCTGCTGGGCAGCGCGGCGATCGCCGTCGCCGATCCCCCACCCAACTGCACGACCGCCGACCTGGCCGGCATCTCCGCCGGCGTTGCCGCCGCGACCTCGACCTATCTGTTCACCCATCCCGATGTCAACGAATTCTTCACCGGGCTCAGGGGGCAGGAACGCGATGCAATGCGTGAGAACGTGCAGAATTACCTCAATGCCAACCCGAACGTGAAAGCCGACCTGGACGGCATCCGTCAGCCCGTGGTCGACTTCAAGGACCGGTGCCAGTAA
- a CDS encoding class I SAM-dependent methyltransferase: protein MVSGSAQDPSLSFGSAAAAYERGRPSYPPEAIDWLLPAGARDVLDLGAGTGKLTTRLVERGLDVVAVDPIPEMLEVLRASLPRTLALLGTAEEIPLEDNSVDAVLVAQAWHWVDPARAIPEVARVLRPGGRLGLVWNTRDERLGWVRELGRIIGRDSDPVRDKVTLPEPFTGVARHHVEWTNYLTPQALIDLVASRSYCITSPAEVRTKTLDQVRELLATHPALANSAGLALPYVTVCVSATLAA, encoded by the coding sequence ATGGTGAGCGGGTCCGCCCAGGACCCATCGCTGTCGTTCGGTTCGGCGGCGGCCGCATACGAGCGGGGCCGCCCGTCTTATCCACCCGAAGCGATCGACTGGCTGCTGCCGGCAGGGGCGCGCGATGTTCTCGATCTTGGTGCGGGGACCGGCAAGTTGACGACCCGCCTGGTCGAACGCGGTCTCGATGTGGTCGCCGTAGACCCCATTCCCGAGATGCTCGAGGTGCTGCGCGCGTCGCTGCCGAGAACGCTGGCGCTGCTGGGTACCGCCGAAGAGATACCGTTGGAAGACAACAGCGTTGATGCCGTTCTGGTCGCCCAGGCCTGGCATTGGGTGGATCCGGCGCGGGCGATCCCCGAGGTGGCCCGGGTGCTGCGGCCCGGCGGCCGGCTGGGACTGGTGTGGAACACCCGCGACGAGCGGCTCGGTTGGGTACGCGAGTTGGGCCGGATCATCGGGCGCGACAGCGACCCGGTGCGCGACAAGGTCACGCTGCCCGAACCGTTCACGGGTGTGGCGCGCCATCACGTGGAGTGGACCAATTACCTGACCCCGCAAGCGTTGATCGACTTGGTCGCATCGCGCAGCTACTGCATCACCTCACCGGCCGAGGTCCGCACCAAGACCCTCGATCAGGTGCGTGAGCTGTTGGCCACGCATCCGGCGCTGGCCAACTCGGCCGGTCTGGCATTGCCGTACGTCACGGTGTGCGTGAGCGCGACCCTGGCCGCCTAG